The DNA window GGCGCAGATCGGGCCACGTGGTCGAGTCTTTCGCGACCGAGAATGACACCAGTGGGGGTTCGAGAGAGACCGAGGTGAACGAGGAGGCCGCGAGACCCACCATCCTCCCGTCGACCTGCGCCGCCACAGCCACTACACCCGTCGGGAACGCGCCGAACGCGTCGCGCAGCATCCTGCTGTTCATCTGCTCGCTCATGAATGGCATGCGACTCACGCTCCGTGCGCGGTGGCGTACTCGACGACAAGATCGGTCACGGCGTCCAACGCCGCGTGGCCGATCGCCTTCGAACACCCGGTGGGATCGCCGAGGACACCGTTGGGCGAGATCGCGTCGATGCCCTCTACGAACGCCCGACGCAGGAACTCTTCGTCGACCGTGCCCAGGTACCCCGCCGCCGCCCGGTTGGCCCGAACTTTCTCGGGGTGCAGCACGAGCATTACCGAGGTCTCCGCCACGTCTGCGTGACCACCGACGTGGCTTCCCAGAGCAGCGACCGACTGCGCGGACTTCCGCCACGCGTCGAGGATCGCGGCATTGTCTTTGTAGACGATGACCTGAAGCGCCGGGGCGAGCGCCGCAGCAAGCCGCGCCTCGAAATCGCGCATGATCGGGTAGTTTCCGATGTGGCCAGAG is part of the Bradyrhizobium canariense genome and encodes:
- a CDS encoding creatininase family protein, whose translation is MKHPGQLRERRIEHLTSAEIAEAIAAGARTAILPLGAIEQHGPHLPLSVDSDHADALGLRIAERLGAALVLPTVRVGYSPHHLGFSGTLSVRASTLEAICLDYCSSLAAHGFTRVVLFSGHIGNYPIMRDFEARLAAALAPALQVIVYKDNAAILDAWRKSAQSVAALGSHVGGHADVAETSVMLVLHPEKVRANRAAAGYLGTVDEEFLRRAFVEGIDAISPNGVLGDPTGCSKAIGHAALDAVTDLVVEYATAHGA